One window from the genome of Engraulis encrasicolus isolate BLACKSEA-1 chromosome 16, IST_EnEncr_1.0, whole genome shotgun sequence encodes:
- the tmem144a gene encoding transmembrane protein 144a isoform X1 — protein sequence MDHRAVLLAVSILWTAKAAAEMNQGGHLQELSGADSMGIKLALSPLGGNGTSNGSSATELTYGFVSCAVAVVFYGSNFVPVKKIDTGDGMFFQWVLCAAIWTVSLIVNIILDSPKFWPLAMVGGAIWATGNITVVPIVKTIGLGLGLLIWASFNLLMGWASSRFGWFGIEAETVGQPVLNYCGAALCFVSAIVFFFVKSDVQRVEEEAPLLIQNNTDNISTIYTITPCTQSLPTSEVCSATDSSPVPARLTGCANNSDDAVTSDDSWVDRLRPSTKRLVGSAMAVVAGTLYGSSFIPVLYMKAHADDPDSPFHGASQFDLDYVFAQFSGIFLTSTVYFLLYCAAMKNKPKVFSKAILPGFASGVMWGVATCCWFLANHYLSPVVSFPIITTVPGLIAAGWGVLVFKEVKGLQNYLVLGLAFCLVVAGALLTGFSTV from the exons ATGGATCATCGCGCAGTCCTTCTCGCTGTCTCCATTCTGTGGACAGCAAAGGCGGCGGCTGAAATGAACCAAG GTGGACATTTGCAGGAGCTGTCCGGAGCTGACTCGATGGGGATCAAGTTGGCACTTTCTCCTCTTGGTGGGAATGGAACCAGTAATGGCTCAAGTGCGACCGAACTTACCTATGGTTTTGTTTCGTGCGCTGTGGCTGTGGTGTTCTACGGAAGCAACTTCGTCCCGGTAAAGAAGATAGACACCGGGGATG GTATGTTTTTCCAGTGGGTTCTCTGTGCTGCTATATGGACGGTGTCTCTTATCGTGAACATCATTCTTGACAGCCCGAAATTTTGGCCCTTGGCTATGGTGGGCGGAGCCATATGGGCCACAG GAAATATAACGGTGGTGCCGATTGTGAAGACCATTGGCCTGGGGCTAGGACTCCTGATCTGGGCCTCCTTTAATTTACTCATGGGCTGGGCcagttcaag GTTTGGCTGGTTTGGCATCGAAGCAGAAACTGTAGGACAGCCTGTGTTAAACTACTGTGGGGCTGCGTTGTGCTTTGTCag CGCcattgtgtttttctttgtgaAGAGTGATGTTCagagagtagaagaggaggcTCCTTTACTCATACAAAAT AATACTGACAATATCAGTACCATCTataccatcaccccttgcactcagtctttgccaaccagcgaagtctgttcagccacagattcctcgccagtccctgcaagactgacaggctgc GCAAATAATTCAGATGATGCAGTTACCTCAGACGATTCTTGGGTGGACCGACTCAGACCAAGTACTAAAAGATTAGT GGGCTCCGCTATGGCTGTTGTGGCAGGCACGCTGTATGGCTCCTCGTTCATCCCTGTACTTTACATGAAAGCCCATGCAGACGATCCAGACAGCCCATTCCATGGAGCCAGTCAATTTG ATCTGGATTATGTGTTTGCTCAGTTTAGTGGAATCTTTCTCACCAGCACAGTCTACTTCCTCCTCTACTGTGCAGCAATGAAGAACAAACCCAAAGTGTTCTCAAAAGCCATTCTACCAG GGTTTGCCTCAGGCGTTATGTGGGGAGTGGCTACATGTTGCTGGTTTTTGGCTAATCACTACCTGAGTCCTGTGGTTAGTTTCCCCATCATCACCACA GTCCCTGGTCTTATTGCAGCTGGATGGGGGGTATTGGTATTTAAGGAGGTGAAG GGTTTACAAAACTACCTGGTCCTTGGACTAGCTTTCTGCTTGGTGGTAGCAGGTGCCTTGCTAACAGGCTTTTCAACGGTGTAG
- the tmem144a gene encoding transmembrane protein 144a isoform X2, whose translation MDHRAVLLAVSILWTAKAAAEMNQGGHLQELSGADSMGIKLALSPLGGNGTSNGSSATELTYGFVSCAVAVVFYGSNFVPVKKIDTGDGMFFQWVLCAAIWTVSLIVNIILDSPKFWPLAMVGGAIWATGNITVVPIVKTIGLGLGLLIWASFNLLMGWASSRFGWFGIEAETVGQPVLNYCGAALCFVSAIVFFFVKSDVQRVEEEAPLLIQNANNSDDAVTSDDSWVDRLRPSTKRLVGSAMAVVAGTLYGSSFIPVLYMKAHADDPDSPFHGASQFDLDYVFAQFSGIFLTSTVYFLLYCAAMKNKPKVFSKAILPGFASGVMWGVATCCWFLANHYLSPVVSFPIITTVPGLIAAGWGVLVFKEVKGLQNYLVLGLAFCLVVAGALLTGFSTV comes from the exons ATGGATCATCGCGCAGTCCTTCTCGCTGTCTCCATTCTGTGGACAGCAAAGGCGGCGGCTGAAATGAACCAAG GTGGACATTTGCAGGAGCTGTCCGGAGCTGACTCGATGGGGATCAAGTTGGCACTTTCTCCTCTTGGTGGGAATGGAACCAGTAATGGCTCAAGTGCGACCGAACTTACCTATGGTTTTGTTTCGTGCGCTGTGGCTGTGGTGTTCTACGGAAGCAACTTCGTCCCGGTAAAGAAGATAGACACCGGGGATG GTATGTTTTTCCAGTGGGTTCTCTGTGCTGCTATATGGACGGTGTCTCTTATCGTGAACATCATTCTTGACAGCCCGAAATTTTGGCCCTTGGCTATGGTGGGCGGAGCCATATGGGCCACAG GAAATATAACGGTGGTGCCGATTGTGAAGACCATTGGCCTGGGGCTAGGACTCCTGATCTGGGCCTCCTTTAATTTACTCATGGGCTGGGCcagttcaag GTTTGGCTGGTTTGGCATCGAAGCAGAAACTGTAGGACAGCCTGTGTTAAACTACTGTGGGGCTGCGTTGTGCTTTGTCag CGCcattgtgtttttctttgtgaAGAGTGATGTTCagagagtagaagaggaggcTCCTTTACTCATACAAAAT GCAAATAATTCAGATGATGCAGTTACCTCAGACGATTCTTGGGTGGACCGACTCAGACCAAGTACTAAAAGATTAGT GGGCTCCGCTATGGCTGTTGTGGCAGGCACGCTGTATGGCTCCTCGTTCATCCCTGTACTTTACATGAAAGCCCATGCAGACGATCCAGACAGCCCATTCCATGGAGCCAGTCAATTTG ATCTGGATTATGTGTTTGCTCAGTTTAGTGGAATCTTTCTCACCAGCACAGTCTACTTCCTCCTCTACTGTGCAGCAATGAAGAACAAACCCAAAGTGTTCTCAAAAGCCATTCTACCAG GGTTTGCCTCAGGCGTTATGTGGGGAGTGGCTACATGTTGCTGGTTTTTGGCTAATCACTACCTGAGTCCTGTGGTTAGTTTCCCCATCATCACCACA GTCCCTGGTCTTATTGCAGCTGGATGGGGGGTATTGGTATTTAAGGAGGTGAAG GGTTTACAAAACTACCTGGTCCTTGGACTAGCTTTCTGCTTGGTGGTAGCAGGTGCCTTGCTAACAGGCTTTTCAACGGTGTAG